A portion of the Misgurnus anguillicaudatus chromosome 16, ASM2758022v2, whole genome shotgun sequence genome contains these proteins:
- the sh2d1ab gene encoding SH2 domain-containing protein 1A, which produces MELLSVYHGAISREMCEKRLCEVGKDGSYLIRDSESVPGVYCLCVLCKGFVYTYRLQQDTAGSWAAETAPGQTKRLFRKVKNLISAFEKPGQGIAIPLRYPVTVQNYNQGQNIQHH; this is translated from the exons ATGGAATTGCTTTCTGTTTATCATGGGGCCATCAGCAGAGAAATGTGTGAAAAGCGCCTGTGTGAAGTGGGTAAAGATGGGAGCTATTTAATTCGAGATAGTGAGAGTGTGCCTGGGGTATATTGCCTCTGTGTTCT GTGCAAGGGCTTTGTCTACACGTACCGTCTCCAGCAGGACACAGCAGGCTCCTGGGCAGCTGAG ACTGCACCAGGTCAGACTAAACGTCTGTTCCGAAAAGTCAAGAATTTGATAAGTGCCTTTGAGAAACCAGGCCAGGGCATCGCTATTCCCCTTCGTTACCCTGTAACTGTCCAGAACTACAATCAAGGCCAAAACATTCAACATCACTAA